From one Candidatus Acididesulfobacter guangdongensis genomic stretch:
- the rplS gene encoding 50S ribosomal protein L19, with amino-acid sequence MEHEALKTDIPEFKAGDTLRVHQKIKEGDKQRIQIFEGVVIAKRGSGIRFSFTVRKNSYGVGVEKTFLAHSPLIEKIEFVYSGKVRREEEKIKELIPIVHIGPAHVKVKEVKLYGQDSLSNFKDFRVIK; translated from the coding sequence ATTGAACATGAAGCCTTAAAAACAGATATTCCGGAATTTAAAGCAGGGGATACTCTTAGAGTTCATCAGAAAATTAAAGAAGGCGATAAACAGAGAATACAGATATTTGAAGGCGTAGTTATTGCTAAAAGAGGTTCGGGAATAAGATTTTCATTTACGGTTAGAAAAAATTCATACGGCGTAGGCGTTGAAAAAACTTTTCTCGCCCATTCGCCATTAATTGAAAAAATTGAATTTGTTTATAGCGGTAAAGTCAGAAGAGAAGAGGAAAAAATTAAAGAACTTATACCTATAGTTCATATCGGACCTGCTCACGTTAAAGTGAAAGAAGTAAAACTTTATGGACAAGATAGTCTTTCAAATTTTAAAGATTTCCGAGTAATTAAATAA
- a CDS encoding DUF167 domain-containing protein, translating to MGMNKIIEVEVKTGSKFKKFEIIENGGKICSSNNNNNNYDNNNNNNDITENVDKIKLYITERPINNKANEAIIKYLSEIFNTPKKNIEIIKGLKIKNKLVKITF from the coding sequence ATGGGAATGAATAAAATAATAGAAGTAGAGGTAAAGACTGGTTCAAAATTTAAAAAATTTGAAATCATAGAAAACGGCGGCAAAATTTGCAGCAGCAATAATAATAATAATAATTATGATAACAATAATAACAATAATGATATAACTGAAAATGTAGATAAAATTAAACTTTATATTACTGAGCGTCCTATAAACAATAAGGCTAATGAAGCTATAATTAAATATCTTTCAGAAATATTTAATACGCCGAAAAAGAATATTGAAATAATTAAAGGGCTAAAGATTAAGAATAAGCTCGTTAAAATTACCTTTTGA